The genomic DNA cggtccaagtcatgatctcagggtcctgggatcaaatcctgaatccgggctccctgctcgttggggagtctgtttctctcactgttcctccccccccccattcatgctcgctctctctctctctctctctctctctcagatgaataaataaaaatcttaaaaacgtctcttatgctttgtcttcctctctgttttcatcttatttttccatcccttcccctgtggtactctgtgctattccttacattccacatatgagtgaaaccatactgaaaccatatgataattgtctttctctgcttgatttatttcactcagcataatctcctccagtcccatccatgttgatataaatgttgggtaatcatgctttctgatggctgagtaatattccattgtatatctggaccacaacttctttatccagtcatccgttgaagggcatctcggttccttgcacagtttggctattgtggacaatgctgctatgaacattggggtgcatatgccccttcttttcactacgtctgtatctttggggtaaatacccggtagtgcaattgctgggtggtagggtggctctatttttaacgtcttgaggaacctccacactgttttccagagcggctgcaccaacttgcattctcaccacagtgtaagagggatcccctttctccacatcctctccaacacttgtcgtttcctgtcttgttaattctagccattctgaccagtgtgagggtgtctcattgtggttcaTTAGATGTATTTTAGATGTAATTTTAATCCAGCATTTTTCGTTCTCTTGAATTTGAAGGATTGTTTAGGGGAGCTAGTCTTCCACAATGTCATAAATAAAACTCCTTCCTTGACCTTTCAAATGAATGTCTTATCTAACACTACTCGAACTTCTATGCTTAAATATAATGAATCCTTTCTTTCTCCGTAGGTTCCAGGAGAAGGaagactcttgattttttttctgggcGACTCAGcaattcttcctcttctcttccttggaCGGTGAGGGATATTGGGTTCTTAGACCCTTTGTTCATCCTAGTTGCAATGTTGTGCTCCCATAGAAGGAAATTATCATGTGGGGATTACCATTGTCCCTAGAGTACATCTTCTCTAGTTGAGTTTCCTTAtcaaagttatatttttctatatgagCCAGACATATGTATGCTATTTATAATCTGCCTTGTTCCAAAaggaatttaaatgaatttagaGATATGTTTGTAATTTCAATAAGTATATCAgctatgaaatatatataaaaattagtatatgaaaaggaaaaagaaaaaaaaaaggaccaaaaacAGAGCCAGGAATGAGACTAATGGCAAAAGTAATTAAAAGTATTCCATCACTAAATGTTTTTGGTTCTTGAGTTTAGTGAAACAAAATATAGGAATCTGGGTAGTGGGAGATTGAGCAAATAATTTAACCAGCTCTCTTGGCATGTGAGCTTGGGCAACGAAAAATCTGATATTAAGGGTTACCCGTATGTGCTTACTATAGTTGgacattttgaaaattgttttcattgttgagataaatataatatatattcattgtaaTAGATTCATATATAGAAAGGtgtaaaaaaagagtaaaaatcacAAGGAATCCCGCTTCAGGGAGAGACTTGTTTTTTTACGGGCTTTACTATACATGCTGACTTGTATCTTGTTTTTTATCAGTTTGCACCAAAAACTTACGAGGGGAACTCTTGTAGTCCGGGCACAATAAACATATTCAGATTTACTCTGGGAGTCTGTAGTTTTGCTTTCCTTGCGTAAATTGTGATACTCTTTACATGTTCAGAGCTCTCCAACTCACCGGGTGGCGTTTGGCCCCCGGCCACGTGGAGGGGTGGGCAGGCGGGCGTCCCTGCGCCTGTCCACCATTCCGGTGGTTCTGGTTGACTCCCGCCCCCATCGGAAATCGGAGACAAACCTGTCCGTGTGTCCAGACCCCTTCCAgccctccctggcccccagcacCGCCTGGGTGCGGCCCGGGCTTCTGGGAGCGGCGTGCGGGCCTCCGCCCCGGGGAACCGGGCTCCCCGCCCAGCCTCCTCCGACGGCCCCGCGCGCACAGCCGCCCCGTGGAAGCGGCGCTCCGCCTGCCCCTAGCCGGCCCCCCGACCCCCTTGCTTCTGGGACGCTGGCAGGTGCTCTTATCAGAGCACGCAGTGGTCTCCGGTCAACCCCATCGCCACCCCAGAGTGGGCAATCTAGGGCTTCGGTTTCACAGGTGCGGTACTTAGTATCTCGTGTCTTGCCCGCCAGGCCCGCCAGCAGACTGGCTGGGGGCTCCTAGGCGGGGTCTGGGGACAGTCTGAGCAAAAGGCGCAGGAAGCACCTCGCCCCGACGCCCGCAGACCCCGGCAGGGCCAGAGCTGGTCCTGATCAGGTGCTTGCACCTGCTGCTGGGCCGGAGCTCCATTTCCACACGCAGCCGGGAAACCAAGGCAGGCGCTGCGGGCGTTTGCTACTGCAGCGGCGGGGTGGTGTCCCCGGTACCCGCGCCACGCGCGGATCCCTGCGCCCCGCCTCtaccccgcgccccgccccctcctgccGCGGCTCCGCTGCGCGTGCGCGGGCGCCCGCGGCCCACGCTCCACACCCGCAGTGACGCCTCTTCCGCCAAGTCTGTGGCTGCCCCTTGCGGCGCCTGCGCACTGTCACGTGACGGCGGAACTAATCCGACGACGCGTGCGCTTAGACGCCTTTAGTGCCCGGGAGGGGAAAAGGGGAACTACAGAGTACGTCACACCCGGAAGCAGAGAGCCGGAAGTGGGGTTGGACAGGTTATTCCCCGGGGTGGGGAAGCGGAGgcccaggaggagggggaaaaaagaaggtgGAGGATCCTGGCTGCTACTCTGAGCCCGATACCGATTGTCTTAGAccccagagacacagagaaagggaagggtgtctcctcccccttcctcccctcctccctctcctcagcctTAGCCATGGCCGAGGCAGGGGCCGGGCTGAGTGAGACCGTCACTGAGACAACGGTTACCGTGACAACCGAGCCCGTGagaaaggcggggggggggcggtgctccTCGGGGTCTTCGGgagaggccggggggggggggggcaggggctggggctctgggaggagCGGGCTGGACCCCTTGGGGTCGGGAGCAGCTCTAGGTGTGCGGGATCTCCGCAGTGGCAGAGATGGTGCAGGAGGCCGGCCAAGCGGCATGGGATAGGGAGTCGGAGTTGGGGTGCAGGCGATGCTGCCCGGGGTGGGGACGGGGATAGGGAGTCAGAGTTGGGGTGCAGGCGATGCTGCCCGGGGTGGGGACGGGGATAGGGAGTCAGAGTTGGGGTGCAGGCGATGCTGCCCGGGGTGGGGACGGGGATAGGGAGTCAAGAGTTGGGATGCAGGTGATGCTGCCCGGGGTGGCAGTGGGACCCAAGGTTGGGACCTGGGCGATTGAGGAGCAAGGCAAGTACTGGGGGGAAGATGAAGGGTTCTGTGAGAAAGCATGGGTGGAGGCCTGCTGTAGGGCAGTTTGCCCAGAAGCATACTtgtcaataagtatttgttgaactaGTGACTCtaaaaggaaatggaggaaatGAGCAAACAAGACAAAGGAGGTGGAGATAGTATTTTGAGAAAtcagaagagataaaaatagagaaaagagtaGCATTTTTGCAAAAGCAGGTTAAATTGCTTTCAAAGGGAGGAGGTGTATTGGGCTTCATAGCCCCTGGGTTAAGGGCGTTTCAGATAATAGTTAGCAGAAGTGCCAGGATGCTAGGAATAGGTGGACAAGAAGTGGGGAGCGCCGGGCTCGAGGATGAGAGGGGGtctggaaaaagaaagggagatcaAAGATTAAGTATTGGGGACTGAGAAAATAATGTTCAAGTATTAAGACCACCAAGGATGATTTGGGGAGGAAGACGGAGAAACAGCAAGGACTGTTTTCCTTTGAAGATTTGCTGGGACCTTCCCTAGGTTAGGAATTGTGTCTTCTCTGTATACTGGCAGTCATCAAGAACATTCGATTCCCCAGGGACGACTCGAGGTCAGAGACCCGTTGTGGTCTGTCCTCCCCCAGCACTCAGCTCCTGTGCTGCCATGTCTGTGACTCTGATTGAACTGGGGCCTGGAAGAGAGGAGGCCCCcgggagggagtgggaaaggtCGGCCGCAGGGGACTAGATAGGTATGCCCATCCCTCTCCACCTTCCAGGAGAACCGGAGCCTGACCATCAAGCTTCGGAAACGGAAGCCAGAGAAAAAGGTAGAATGGACGAGTGACACTGTGGACAACGAACACATGGGCCGCCGCTCATCAAAATGTGAGTGTTGGCTGCCAGCAGCCCCGGCGCTCTGGCTCCCCGCTGCCCGCAGTCCTGTCACTGGCTTCAGGGAGACGAGGTTCAGGTAGAGGGAGCGAGGTGGGAGTATGCCAGGCCTGAAGTGAAAGGTGTCAGAGCCGGGAGAAGTGGGGCGTTGGATTCCTGGCGGAAAGGACAGGGGTTTGGGTATCTGAGCCCCAGGGGGTCGGCCTGGGGAAGCTGGAtcctggaagggaggaggagccAGTGGTGACAGTAGGAGTTTTTACTGAGATCCAGTGGGAGTAGAACTGTACATCTCAACTTTTGCTCCTTTTTTACTGGGCTCCTCCTTCCAAATCCAGGCTGCTGTATTTACGAGAAACCTCGGGCCTTTGGCGAGAGTTCCACGGAGagtgatgaggaggaagaggagggctgCGGTCATACACACTGTGTGCGGGGCCACCGCAAAGGACGGCGTCGTGCAACCCCAGGACCGagccccaccacccctccccagcctcctgaccCCTCTCAGCCCCCTCCAGGGCCAATGCAGCACTAaattcctctctcccccaccattCCTGTGTCTGTCTGGCCCTGAATGTATTCATGTGGCTACCTGGGGACTGAACCCATGGTTTGATCCCTCCAGTGCCCTCCTCCCATCTCCTCTGCCtgatggagggaagagggagaggagggctaGACAGAGATCCTGGAATTCTGACTTGCTGCTATTCCAGAACCCAGACTTCTGGGTTCCCCCAGCCCTCATTTCTCCTTCCAGTACTCATCCTGTGTTCTCCAGCGATCCAGGCATCTTGGTCCCATTCTTTCCCCCTTGTTCTCACTGCCAAACTGcctgtcctgggatccagttatCTTGGCCCCTTGCATTCTCTCCTTGAGCCCCAGACACTTAAATTGGGTTTTCGACAGCCCCAGCTTTCACTGCCAGGGTCCTAGTTGGATTTGGGGCAGTCTTGCCCCAGCTATGCTTGTTAATCCTGGCTTTGAGCTCTTCCagtaatgtatttatataattggAACTCCTAGTCCTTGCCTTTGGGATGTGAGGCCTCATGGGAGACTGCAGGGCTCCCAGGGGGCTCCCAGgctttcccctcccctgccctccccactcatgccctCCAGAGGAGTTGGGAGAGAGGACTTTGCTTTCTCACCATTAATGggaaatggaaaaggaagtaGTCATGGCTTCTCCTCTCCTCACCCTTCTCCTATGATGCAGGATTTCCAACAAAGCCGGCTTGAAGACTGGGCACTTAGAGCCAACTATCTCATCTGTCTTCTGGCTTCAGGGACAGATCCAACATAGTGCCAGGGCCCTGCATccctgggagagggagcagagagatgGGGGCATGCCCCCTATACTACGCTCTTACCCTTCCTTCCTCGGTTTCGGTGTTTCTGCCGGTCCAGATGTCCAGCTCTCAGCCCTCTCCGCTCCTTACTGGGATCTTGACATCATTTTCTAGGCCTCTTGCCACGCACAGTTGCAGAGATGAGTCAAATGCATACCACCACTGAGATCTCATTTATTGccacagatgcacaaaataaataacCAAGCATCACAAAACGTGTTAAATACGGGCCCATTTATACATATGGAGAAAGAGGTGAATCTATATACGAGGGTGAGCTTGGGTGTCTGGGCCGTTCCCAGGTCCAGGAGAGAGAGGTAGCACCACTGGTTCCTTAGGGGGGTAGAAGGTTCCAAGGGGGGAAGGGCTACGAGCATAGAAAGCAGCACGGAGTAGAGGCCCTGGGACCCTAGTCTCCTAGAGGGCCTGACTCTTGCAGAGAAAGCTGAGATGAGACAGGGCAGGGAAGCCCGACCCTTCGAGCTGTGCAGAAGGACTGGGCGCTTCCTCGACGAGGAGCGGCAGGAGCGGGAAGTAAGGCCGTTCCTAGATCCTGGTAGAGCGCCCGGGTCTGGACCAGCGtaaggtgggagaggggagagggggcgggAAGTAGCCGAAGGTGCGGCCGCGTCCCGGAGGGCGGGGCGGGCATGGACTCGGCTTTGGGTGTGGATGTGGAAACCGAGGCCATGTGGATGGTGGACACGCTCCCCGGGATAAGTGCGGACTGCGTCGCGCAGAGGAAGCCGGCTCCCGGGGGGTGTGGGTGGGACTCAGCCCTCGGCGGGCACGATGCGGAGCGGGGCGCGGGCGTCGCGCGTGCAGAGCAGCGGGAAGACGCGCTCCCCCAGGGGGCCGGGCGCCTGGAAAGCGAAGAGCAGGTCCAGCGAGCGGCCGTCGTAGAAGGCCACGCGGCCCCGTTCCCAGTCCAAGTCCACACGGATGCGGCGCGGCGGGGGCCCGGCGCCGCCCAGCGGGGTGGGCTCGGGAGCCGTGAGTGCCCAGAGGCGGCCTCCACGGCCCTCCACGGCCCACACGGCCCCCGCGGGGCACAGCCCCACGCGGCCCTTGCGGCGCACCGACTCCCCGGCCGCACCCACGGCGTAGCGGCCCTCGCCGTCGTCCTCGGCCTCCCCAGAGGAGTCTGGGCCCGAGGCGGCCGCGGCGGTCTCCACCTCCCAGCAGTGCCGGCCGGCCCCGAAACCCTGTGCGCCCAGCACCGCCGGGAGCTGATCGAAGCGCGCGGGGCCGTCGGGGGGCGCGGGTGTCCCTGGAGGGGCCAGTCGGACGCTGCGGCGGTCCGCCGAGATAAGCAGGCGGCGGTGCGCGGTGCCAGGGTCCAGGGTCAGGTCGGCTGCACAGGGAAAGGCAGGAGAGGAGCGCTTGAGGGCTTCCCGGGTCAGAGGCGGGATGAGACTGACGGTGTGCAGCAGAGGGCACCAAAGAGGCCTCGCCGCAGCTCCGAAGGCGGCGCAGTTCTAAGTGCGGGAAGGCCCAGAGAAGGGCGGGCTTGGCAACACTCAGCCTGCCCTGCTGGGCCGCTTCTGTAGAGTTGGATCTGGACAAGGACCGTGCTGGCCCTGGGCGGGCGGGGGCACAGTGCAGAGGGCAAAGGAGGGCTTGCCTGGTGTGTGGGGCTGGGACGAGTAAGGTCTGCTCGTGCACCTGCTGGATCTGGGGCGGGGCGTGGAGCTGGGTCAGCAGGATGGGGAAGGTGGCTCGGAAGAGAAGGACTGACAGGAGACACTGGGACCCCAAGGGGAGGTGGGAGCGGACTGGCCTGTTGCTtcgggagggtggggcagaggaggagaggggcggTGGTGGTAGCCAAAGGGACCATGTGTGTATGGTTTGATTTTGAGGAAGGGTTTCTGGATTGGGTGCTAGAAGCAATCTGGGGCGGGTGGGATGGTGGGCGACCAAGCGGGTGGAGCATCTTCGGCaggttgttctgttttgttttgtttttaagattttatgtttaagtcatctctacacccagcgtggggcttgaacttacaaccctgaggtcaagagtcaggcTCCatggacagagccagccaggcgcccttctGGCAGTTTCAAGAAGGTGGAGGGCAGCTTTGGTAGTGGGCGGGGAGGGAGCTGCCCAGGAGCTGCAGAGAGACGAGGAAGTCTTCTGGAGAGGAGTGATGCCCCGTGGCAGAAGCAGCTGGCCGCCaggagtgtgtctgtgaggggcTGATGCTGGAATATGGGGCACTGAGGGCAGACATTGTTCTGGGTcaaattgtgttcccccaaaaaagatatgttgcaggctcccagtacctcagaatgtgaacttcgttggaaatagagtctttacagaggtgattaagttaaaatgaggtcattagggcaGGCCCCAGTCCAGCATGACTGGAGTCttaataaaaagaggaaatttggacccaGAGGCAAATGAGTACCAGGAGAAACCACGTGGAGAAGACCCAGGGAGAAGGCTATCTTTGGGCCATGGAACACCTGAGGCTCCCAGAcgccaggagagaggcagggagcagaCTGGCCCTCAAGCCACCAACTTCCTCCAGAACCGAGACAGTacgtttctgttgtttgagccactcAGCCGGTGGTGTTCTGTTACAGCGGCCCTAAGACACTAATACAGACATCAAAAAAGCCTTgagtgtgtttgagagagagaagggagcaagCCTGAGACGGACTCTCACTCGGTGGGATCCCTCCTGCCCCCCTTACCCGTCAGCCTGTGGAGCATGTTTTTGACCACTGGATAATCTTCAGGGAGATCATCGTCTGAGTGAGAGGACTTGGGTGTTGGGGCATCAAGTCTGGACAGACGAGGGAGAAGGGTCAGGAAATCAGGAGACACCCTCTGCCCTCTGatgcccccacccctaccccactcccacctctggAGCAGGAAACCTGTCCGTGAGTGGGGACAAAGCTGTGAGCCATGGAGAAGGTCATGGATGTGGTGGCCAGTAGCGGAAAGGAAGGGACGGTAAAATGAAACTCACCTTCTCCATGTCTTCCTTATATCCTGGGATGGGCAGAAGAAAACATGGATGTGAGCCCCGGGCTTTGTActcaggagcccccccccccttccccttccccaggtaGCTGGGTCTCCCTGTCACCTCTCAGAGTGATCTCGCTTGCCTCTTGGTCCCCTTTCATGGcctgtccttcccttccccttcctcagcctcatCCAGGCCTTGTTTTCCCCACCCCCCCTAGCTTCCAGAGTCCTTACCtttccctgctgcctccctccagcctcaTTCTGTCTCTTTGAGTGGCTCCCTGTCCTTGTCTACCTTCCTGAGGCTGTCCTCCTCCCCTCCGGCACACAGACCAAACACCCAGAGGCCCGGGGCTAAGAGTTGGCATATAAAAGCCCTGTAACAAAGCTGCTTCCCCTGTTGCCATAAAAGCCCGGTGGCGTTTATTGGGCCCTTTGCTTTGTGTCTGTCACACTGGCCAAGGAGGCAGCTGGACTTTGGAGTGTCCCAGGAGGGCCCACGGATCTTCAGGGTACCGTGGGAACCAGGAGGAGCACCGGATGCCCCCTCCAAATACCAGGGTcctccagcccccccacccccgtcactGTCCCTTGGGGATGACTGGAGTAGACCAGCGTGGTggtgaagggaagagaggaaaggtaaTTTGCCTAATTATGCCAATTACACCTGGACTAATTAGGTCTGTGTAGACTTCAAAGTGTGGAGGCAAGACCGAGACGGGCTAGGCTGCTGTGTGAAGCCAGTAAGGAATCCGGGATGCCTGGGGGTCCGGCAAGGGAATGGGGCTGGTTGAGGGCCAAGGAGTTGGGGCCAGGaggggcgcggggggcgggggcggggtgcgGGCTGGGATGCGGGCCGGGAGCCAGAGGTCCCGAGGGCGGGTGGACCCGGCCTCCACCCGTCGCCGCCCCCGCCGGGGGCCCTGGGAGGAGCCGAGGGCAGCAGTAACAAACAGCGCCCGGCGCGGCTCGGGCTGACCCCTCGACGCTCCCGGGGTGTTCGGATCTGTTTTCCCTCCCTCGCGCCCTCCTCCGACAGCccctccttgccccccccccctccagctgGTTCTCGCCCTCCCCTAGGCTGGTTCTGACCCCCGCCATCCTGGCAGGCCCTCGGCCCGCCCGCGCCCACCCGGACTCCCGCCGGGTCCCCCCTTCCCCCGCGCGCAGCCGCGACCGTCCGTATCCCCAGCAGCTCCCGCGCTCCGCCAAGGGGCTCCGGAGGCCCTGCGTTCCGTCCAGCCCCTGACCTCT from Ursus arctos isolate Adak ecotype North America unplaced genomic scaffold, UrsArc2.0 scaffold_31, whole genome shotgun sequence includes the following:
- the PPP1R11 gene encoding E3 ubiquitin-protein ligase PPP1R11, encoding MAEAGAGLSETVTETTVTVTTEPENRSLTIKLRKRKPEKKVEWTSDTVDNEHMGRRSSKCCCIYEKPRAFGESSTESDEEEEEGCGHTHCVRGHRKGRRRATPGPSPTTPPQPPDPSQPPPGPMQH
- the RNF39 gene encoding RING finger protein 39; the protein is MRCYARPDVYAPRGPPPPYKADAARRAAETEAGRGGRGRPRRASRERPKVHAPGGQRALHSASSRRGPPSARWEAAAGVAAGSAPRRALPMEAPELGPGLVERLEQLATCPLCGGPFEDPVLLACEHSFCRACLARCWGAPPAPGAQAPPTACPSCGQPCPRRSLRSNVRLAVEVRISRGLREKLAEPGARAGRRRGGRIPTMGCLDPHGEDIRKTWRRLDAPTPKSSHSDDDLPEDYPVVKNMLHRLTADLTLDPGTAHRRLLISADRRSVRLAPPGTPAPPDGPARFDQLPAVLGAQGFGAGRHCWEVETAAAASGPDSSGEAEDDGEGRYAVGAAGESVRRKGRVGLCPAGAVWAVEGRGGRLWALTAPEPTPLGGAGPPPRRIRVDLDWERGRVAFYDGRSLDLLFAFQAPGPLGERVFPLLCTRDARAPLRIVPAEG